A single region of the Hypanus sabinus isolate sHypSab1 chromosome 21, sHypSab1.hap1, whole genome shotgun sequence genome encodes:
- the LOC132379227 gene encoding steroidogenic acute regulatory protein-like, which translates to MLPAVFKLCCGISYQHFRTMAGLKKTAVVTIARELRRMKTEEKVLPSMINTLPQKENFHEAMRVEDEKWKINSISNTEELSYVKQGEEALLKAREILKQEAGWTTEIKMKNGDNVASKFLPATGKVFKLEVVLNATVEHVYSELHEKVDQMSAWNPSVKHIQILQKIGDKTIVTHEIMGETAGNIIGQRDFVSVRYCRKEGLCCYLAGIATKSKLMPPQKGFTRAEIGPSCIILCPVNNNKKKTRFTWLLSMDLKGWLPKALINQVLSRAQMDFAKHLRLQLSANSTSS; encoded by the exons ATGTTACCAGCAGTATTCAAATTATGCTGTGGCATCTCGTATCAGCATTTCAGGACCATGGCAG GATTGAAGAAAACTGCAGTGGTTACAATAGCCCGGGAACTGAGAAGAATGAAAACAGAAGAAAAAGTTCTGCCAAGCATGATTAATACACTACCTCAGAAAGAAAACTTCCACGAAG CTATGAGGGTAGAAGATGAAAAGTGGAAAATAAATAGCATTTCGAACACAGAAGAATTGTCGTATGTTAAGCAAGGGGAAGAAGCTTTACTAAAAGCACGAGAGATCTTAAAACAGGAGGCTGGATGGACAACAGAAATCAAAATG AAGAATGGTGATAATGTTGCAAGCAAGTTTCTACCTGCAACTGGAAAGGTTTTCAAGTTGGAGGTGGTATTGAATGCAACTGTGGAACATGTGTATTCAGAGCTTCATGAAAAAGTGGATCAAATGAGCGCATGGAATCCAAGTGTTAAGCATATAcaa ATCCTTCAAAAAATTGGTGATAAAACCATAGTAACTCATGAAATCATGGGAGAGACGGCTGGAAACATCATCGGACAGAGAGACTTTGTGAGTGTAAGATACTGCAGGAAAGAAGGATTATGTTGTTATTTGGCTGGAATAGCTACAAAATCCAAGTTGATGCCACCACAGAAAGGCTTCACTAG AGCTGAAATTGGACCATCCTGTATAATATTATGTCCTGTGAACAACAACAAGAAAAAGACCCGATTTACTTGGCTTCTCAGCATGGACCTTAAG GGCTGGCTTCCAAAAGCCCTTATCAACCAAGTTCTGTCACGGGCACAAATGGATTTTGCAAAACACTTACGCTTGCAGCTCTCTGCCAATTCGACATCCAGCTGA